A portion of the Magnolia sinica isolate HGM2019 chromosome 17, MsV1, whole genome shotgun sequence genome contains these proteins:
- the LOC131230670 gene encoding probable protein phosphatase 2C 34 isoform X1: MDEKKSASDIGIPCRWIKLPSHWTDGMRHFSSLFDGLARSIGRKKNCEGHDVGREAVDAMVKEAKKNDLILCSSGSVHAKGSKSFVSGFTQRGRKGVNQDCFFVWEEFGCQEDMMFCGVFDGHGPWGHYVAKRVRELLPSSLLCNWQETLAMSSIKSEFLLESDKMLNRFDIWKESYLRTCDAVDKELEQNRGLDSFYSGTTALTVVKQGELIIIANVGDSRAVLATTSEGGTLVAVQLTMDFKPNLPQEAERITQCKGRVFCLEDEPGVHRVWLPDRETPGLAMSRAFGDYCIKDFGLISVPEVTERNITNKDQFLVIATDGVWDVISNQEAVQIVSSTPEREKSAKRLVECATCEWKRKRPGIAMDDRSAICLFFNSSPPSQNVGPL; this comes from the exons ATGGATGAGAAGAAAAGTGCATCTGATATTGGAATTCCAT GCCGTTGGATCAAATTGCCATCACATTGGACGGACGGAATGCGGCATTTCTCGTCTTTGTTTGATGGGTTGGCGAGGTCGATTGGAAGAAAGAAGAATTGCGAGGGTCACGATGTTGGTAGGGAGGCGGTGGATGCAATGGTGAAAGAAGCGAAGAAGAATGATTTGATTCTTTGCTCTTCCGGCAGTGTTCATGCCAAAGGATCGAAGAGCTTCGTATCTGGTTTTACACAGAGAGGGAGGAAAGGAGTGAATCAGGATTGCTTCTTTGTTTGGGAG GAATTCGGATGCCAAGAAGACATGATGTTCTGTGGTGTGTTTGATGGGCATGGCCCTTGGGGACATTATGTAGCAAAAAGGGTCAGAGAATTGCTGCCATCGTCTCTGCTTTGCAATTGGCAGGAGACTCTTGCTATGAGCTCAATTAAATCAGAATTCCTTTTGGAATCTGATAAAATGCTTAATCGATTTGACATttggaaggaatcctatttgagaACTTGTGATGCCGTAGACAAGGAGCTTGAGCAGAATCGTGGGCTGGATAGCTTCTACAGCGGTACCACTGCTTTGACCGTTGTCAAACAG GGTGAACTTATCATCATAGCAAATGTCGGTGATTCTCGTGCTGTGTTGGCAACAACTTCTGAAGGTGGCACCTTGGTTGCGGTTCAGCTTACTATGGATTTTAAACCAAATTTACCTC AGGAGGCAGAGCGTATAACACAATGCAAGGGTCGTGTGTTCTGTTTAGAAGATGAACCAGGCGTGCATAGAGTTTGGTTGCCCGACAGGGAAACACCGGGACTTGCAATGTCAAGAGCCTTTGGAGACTATTGTATCAAAGACTTTGGCCTTATTTCTGTGCCTGAAGTGACGGAGAGGAATATAACGAACAAAGACCAATTTCTTGTGATTGCAACAGATGGG GTATGGGATGTGATTTCAAACCAAGAAGCAGTCCAGATAGTCTCTTCAACTCCAGAAAGAGAAAAATCAGCTAAACGCCTTGTAGAGTGTGCGACCTGTGAATGGAAGCGTAAGAGACCGGGGATAGCGATGGACGACCGTTCAGCCATCTGCCTCTTCTTTAACTCGTCCCCACCCTCTCAAAATGTTGGTCCCTTATAG
- the LOC131230670 gene encoding probable protein phosphatase 2C 73 isoform X2, whose translation MRHFSSLFDGLARSIGRKKNCEGHDVGREAVDAMVKEAKKNDLILCSSGSVHAKGSKSFVSGFTQRGRKGVNQDCFFVWEEFGCQEDMMFCGVFDGHGPWGHYVAKRVRELLPSSLLCNWQETLAMSSIKSEFLLESDKMLNRFDIWKESYLRTCDAVDKELEQNRGLDSFYSGTTALTVVKQGELIIIANVGDSRAVLATTSEGGTLVAVQLTMDFKPNLPQEAERITQCKGRVFCLEDEPGVHRVWLPDRETPGLAMSRAFGDYCIKDFGLISVPEVTERNITNKDQFLVIATDGVWDVISNQEAVQIVSSTPEREKSAKRLVECATCEWKRKRPGIAMDDRSAICLFFNSSPPSQNVGPL comes from the exons ATGCGGCATTTCTCGTCTTTGTTTGATGGGTTGGCGAGGTCGATTGGAAGAAAGAAGAATTGCGAGGGTCACGATGTTGGTAGGGAGGCGGTGGATGCAATGGTGAAAGAAGCGAAGAAGAATGATTTGATTCTTTGCTCTTCCGGCAGTGTTCATGCCAAAGGATCGAAGAGCTTCGTATCTGGTTTTACACAGAGAGGGAGGAAAGGAGTGAATCAGGATTGCTTCTTTGTTTGGGAG GAATTCGGATGCCAAGAAGACATGATGTTCTGTGGTGTGTTTGATGGGCATGGCCCTTGGGGACATTATGTAGCAAAAAGGGTCAGAGAATTGCTGCCATCGTCTCTGCTTTGCAATTGGCAGGAGACTCTTGCTATGAGCTCAATTAAATCAGAATTCCTTTTGGAATCTGATAAAATGCTTAATCGATTTGACATttggaaggaatcctatttgagaACTTGTGATGCCGTAGACAAGGAGCTTGAGCAGAATCGTGGGCTGGATAGCTTCTACAGCGGTACCACTGCTTTGACCGTTGTCAAACAG GGTGAACTTATCATCATAGCAAATGTCGGTGATTCTCGTGCTGTGTTGGCAACAACTTCTGAAGGTGGCACCTTGGTTGCGGTTCAGCTTACTATGGATTTTAAACCAAATTTACCTC AGGAGGCAGAGCGTATAACACAATGCAAGGGTCGTGTGTTCTGTTTAGAAGATGAACCAGGCGTGCATAGAGTTTGGTTGCCCGACAGGGAAACACCGGGACTTGCAATGTCAAGAGCCTTTGGAGACTATTGTATCAAAGACTTTGGCCTTATTTCTGTGCCTGAAGTGACGGAGAGGAATATAACGAACAAAGACCAATTTCTTGTGATTGCAACAGATGGG GTATGGGATGTGATTTCAAACCAAGAAGCAGTCCAGATAGTCTCTTCAACTCCAGAAAGAGAAAAATCAGCTAAACGCCTTGTAGAGTGTGCGACCTGTGAATGGAAGCGTAAGAGACCGGGGATAGCGATGGACGACCGTTCAGCCATCTGCCTCTTCTTTAACTCGTCCCCACCCTCTCAAAATGTTGGTCCCTTATAG
- the LOC131231221 gene encoding probable ethylene response sensor 1 isoform X1, whose translation MEACDCIEPQWSADELLVKYQYLSDFFIALAYFSIPIELVYFVKKSAFFPYRWVLMQFGAFIVLCGATHLINLWTFTMHSKTVAVVMTIAKASTAVVSCATALMLVHIIPDLLSVKTRELFLKNKAEDLDREMGLIRTKEETGRHVRMLTHEIRSTLDRHTILKTTLVELGRTLALEECALWMPSRTGLNLQLSHTLRHQIPVGSTVPIQLPVVNQVFSSNRAMRISHTCPLARIRPLTGRYVPPEVVAVRIPLLHLSNFQANDWPELSAKGYAIMVLMLPSDSARKWHRHEFELVEVVADQEIGKPNRPLMKFQGSSNNSTSIWLPEGGSISAIDLVAVALSHASILEESMHARDQLMEQNVALDLARREAEMAICARNDFLAVMNHEMQTPMHAIIALSSLLLETELNPEQRVMVETVLKSSNLLATLIKDVLDLSRLEDGSLELDIGNFNLHAVFREVINLIKPIAYVKKLSVKLMLAPDVPVFAVGDEKCLMQTILHITGNAVKFTREGYVSVTGCVAKPESLRDMRAPEFYPVSSDDHFYLRVQVKDSGCGISPQDIPHLFTKFTQSQKGSSISKDGTGLGLAICKRYVNLMGGYMWLESEGLGKGCTATFVVKLGFGNNSNESALEMPRAKTDLSAADLSGLNTLFKDDNRVMPSKPRYQRSL comes from the exons ATGGAGGCTTGCGACTGCATTGAACCACAATGGTCTgctgatgagcttttggtgaaatATCAGTATCTGTCGGACTTCTTTATTGCCCTTGCTTATTTCTCCATTCCTATTGAGCTTGTTTATTTTGTAAAGAAATCTGCATTCTTCCCATACAGATGGGTGCTAATGCAGTTTGGGGCATTTATTGTTCTATGTGGGGCTACCCACCTCATAAACTTATGGACTTTCACCATGCACTCCAAAACTGTTGCAGTGGTAATGACCATTGCAAAAGCCTCCACTGCTGTTGTGTCATGTGCAACAGCTCTGATGCTCGTTCACATTATACCTGATTTGTTAAGTGTGAAGACACGGGAGCTGTTTTTGAAGAATAAGGCTGAAGATCTGGATAGGGAGATGGGCCTCATACGTACGAAAGAAGAAACTGGCAGGCATGTCAGAATGCTGACCCATGAAATTAGAAGTACACTTGACAGACATACTATATTGAAGACTACTCTTGTTGAGCTGGGTAGGACTTTGGCCTTGGAGGAGTGTGCTCTGTGGATGCCATCGCGGACTGGTTTAAACCTTCAGCTTTCCCATACCCTACGCCACCAGATACCAGTTGGATCTACCGTGCCTATTCAACTTCCTGTTGTCAATCAAGTATTTAGTAGCAATCGTGCAATGAGAATTTCGCACACATGTCCATTGGCAAGGATTCGACCTCTTACAGGAAGATATGTACCACCGGAGGTTGTTGCTGTGCGAATACCACTTTTACATCTTTCAAATTTCCAAGCTAATGACTGGCCTGAGCTCTCTGCCAAAGGCTATGCAATCATGGTTTTGATGCTCCCGTCAGATAGTGCACGGAAATGGCACCGACATGAATTTGAACTTGTTGAAGTGGTTGCAGATCAG gaaattggaaaaccaaacaggcccttaatgaagTTCCAGGGAAGCAGCAACAATTCGACAAGCATCTG GTTGCCTGAAGGGGGTTCAATTAGTGCCATCGATTTG GTAGCTGTTGCTCTTTCACATGCTTCAATCTTGGAAGAGTCTATGCATGCACGTGATCAGCTCATGGAGCAGAATGTTGCCCTCGATTTAGCTCGACGAGAGGCAGAAATGGCCATCTGTGCTCGCAACGATTTCCTAGCtgttatgaaccatgaaatgcaGACTCCAATGCATGCAATTATTGCCTTGTCCTCCCTACTTCTAGAAACTGAACTCAATCCAGAACAACGCGTGATGGTAGAAACTGTGTTGAAGAGTAGCAACCTTCTTGCAACACTCATTAAGGATGTCTTAGATCTTTCAAGGCTTGAAGATGGAAGCCTTGAACTAGATATCGGAAATTTCAatcttcatgcagttttcagagaG GTCATTAATTTGATCAAGCCAATTGCATACGTGAAGAAGCTGTCAGTGAAATTGATGTTGGCACCGGATGTACCAGTGTTTGCTGTTGGCGATGAAAAATGCCTCATGCAGACTATTTTACATATTACTGGAAATGCCGTGAAGTTTACTAGAGAGGGTTATGTTTCGGTCACTGGTTGTGTTGCGAAGCCAGAATCATTGAGAGACATGCGAGCTCCTGAATTCTATCCAGTGTCAAGTGATGACCACTTTTACTTGCGAGTGCAG GTTAAAGATTCTGGTTGTGGAATTAGTCCCCAAGATATTCCACATCTTTTTACCAAATTCACACAATCCCAGAAGGGATCAAGTATAAGTAAAGATGGCACGGGACTTGGGCTTGCCATTTGTAAAAG GTATGTAAATCTCATGGGAGGTTACATGTGGCTTGAAAGTGAGGGCTTGGGCAAGGGTTGCACAGCTACCTTTGTTGTGAAGCTCGGGTTTGGCAACAATTCAAATGAATCTGCACTAGAGATGCCAAGGGCTAAGACAGATCTCAGTGCGGCAGATCTTTCTGGACTTAACACACTTTTCAAAGACGATAACAGGGTAATGCCTTCAAAACCTCGATACCAGAGAAGTCTTTAG
- the LOC131231221 gene encoding probable ethylene response sensor 1 isoform X2 gives MEACDCIEPQWSADELLVKYQYLSDFFIALAYFSIPIELVYFVKKSAFFPYRWVLMQFGAFIVLCGATHLINLWTFTMHSKTVAVVMTIAKASTAVVSCATALMLVHIIPDLLSVKTRELFLKNKAEDLDREMGLIRTKEETGRHVRMLTHEIRSTLDRHTILKTTLVELGRTLALEECALWMPSRTGLNLQLSHTLRHQIPVGSTVPIQLPVVNQVFSSNRAMRISHTCPLARIRPLTGRYVPPEVVAVRIPLLHLSNFQANDWPELSAKGYAIMVLMLPSDSARKWHRHEFELVEVVADQVAVALSHASILEESMHARDQLMEQNVALDLARREAEMAICARNDFLAVMNHEMQTPMHAIIALSSLLLETELNPEQRVMVETVLKSSNLLATLIKDVLDLSRLEDGSLELDIGNFNLHAVFREVINLIKPIAYVKKLSVKLMLAPDVPVFAVGDEKCLMQTILHITGNAVKFTREGYVSVTGCVAKPESLRDMRAPEFYPVSSDDHFYLRVQVKDSGCGISPQDIPHLFTKFTQSQKGSSISKDGTGLGLAICKRYVNLMGGYMWLESEGLGKGCTATFVVKLGFGNNSNESALEMPRAKTDLSAADLSGLNTLFKDDNRVMPSKPRYQRSL, from the exons ATGGAGGCTTGCGACTGCATTGAACCACAATGGTCTgctgatgagcttttggtgaaatATCAGTATCTGTCGGACTTCTTTATTGCCCTTGCTTATTTCTCCATTCCTATTGAGCTTGTTTATTTTGTAAAGAAATCTGCATTCTTCCCATACAGATGGGTGCTAATGCAGTTTGGGGCATTTATTGTTCTATGTGGGGCTACCCACCTCATAAACTTATGGACTTTCACCATGCACTCCAAAACTGTTGCAGTGGTAATGACCATTGCAAAAGCCTCCACTGCTGTTGTGTCATGTGCAACAGCTCTGATGCTCGTTCACATTATACCTGATTTGTTAAGTGTGAAGACACGGGAGCTGTTTTTGAAGAATAAGGCTGAAGATCTGGATAGGGAGATGGGCCTCATACGTACGAAAGAAGAAACTGGCAGGCATGTCAGAATGCTGACCCATGAAATTAGAAGTACACTTGACAGACATACTATATTGAAGACTACTCTTGTTGAGCTGGGTAGGACTTTGGCCTTGGAGGAGTGTGCTCTGTGGATGCCATCGCGGACTGGTTTAAACCTTCAGCTTTCCCATACCCTACGCCACCAGATACCAGTTGGATCTACCGTGCCTATTCAACTTCCTGTTGTCAATCAAGTATTTAGTAGCAATCGTGCAATGAGAATTTCGCACACATGTCCATTGGCAAGGATTCGACCTCTTACAGGAAGATATGTACCACCGGAGGTTGTTGCTGTGCGAATACCACTTTTACATCTTTCAAATTTCCAAGCTAATGACTGGCCTGAGCTCTCTGCCAAAGGCTATGCAATCATGGTTTTGATGCTCCCGTCAGATAGTGCACGGAAATGGCACCGACATGAATTTGAACTTGTTGAAGTGGTTGCAGATCAG GTAGCTGTTGCTCTTTCACATGCTTCAATCTTGGAAGAGTCTATGCATGCACGTGATCAGCTCATGGAGCAGAATGTTGCCCTCGATTTAGCTCGACGAGAGGCAGAAATGGCCATCTGTGCTCGCAACGATTTCCTAGCtgttatgaaccatgaaatgcaGACTCCAATGCATGCAATTATTGCCTTGTCCTCCCTACTTCTAGAAACTGAACTCAATCCAGAACAACGCGTGATGGTAGAAACTGTGTTGAAGAGTAGCAACCTTCTTGCAACACTCATTAAGGATGTCTTAGATCTTTCAAGGCTTGAAGATGGAAGCCTTGAACTAGATATCGGAAATTTCAatcttcatgcagttttcagagaG GTCATTAATTTGATCAAGCCAATTGCATACGTGAAGAAGCTGTCAGTGAAATTGATGTTGGCACCGGATGTACCAGTGTTTGCTGTTGGCGATGAAAAATGCCTCATGCAGACTATTTTACATATTACTGGAAATGCCGTGAAGTTTACTAGAGAGGGTTATGTTTCGGTCACTGGTTGTGTTGCGAAGCCAGAATCATTGAGAGACATGCGAGCTCCTGAATTCTATCCAGTGTCAAGTGATGACCACTTTTACTTGCGAGTGCAG GTTAAAGATTCTGGTTGTGGAATTAGTCCCCAAGATATTCCACATCTTTTTACCAAATTCACACAATCCCAGAAGGGATCAAGTATAAGTAAAGATGGCACGGGACTTGGGCTTGCCATTTGTAAAAG GTATGTAAATCTCATGGGAGGTTACATGTGGCTTGAAAGTGAGGGCTTGGGCAAGGGTTGCACAGCTACCTTTGTTGTGAAGCTCGGGTTTGGCAACAATTCAAATGAATCTGCACTAGAGATGCCAAGGGCTAAGACAGATCTCAGTGCGGCAGATCTTTCTGGACTTAACACACTTTTCAAAGACGATAACAGGGTAATGCCTTCAAAACCTCGATACCAGAGAAGTCTTTAG